One genomic region from Prunus persica cultivar Lovell chromosome G3, Prunus_persica_NCBIv2, whole genome shotgun sequence encodes:
- the LOC18784215 gene encoding inactive LRR receptor-like serine/threonine-protein kinase BIR2 has translation MIGSMSSVTVRIWIAILFLSCACYCSYGAVVEDDVKCLQSLKQSLKDPLGKLVSWDFRNTSVVSMCKFVGVTCWNDRENRILNLELRDMELSGAIAKDIEYCSSLQNLDLGGNKLSGSIPPDICTWLPFLVTLDFSNNDFSGSIPTDLQHCKYLNNLILSDNKLSGTIPYEFSSLGRLKKFSVANNKLTGTIPAFLDHFDKADFAGNSGLCGGPLGSKCGGLSKKNLAIIIAAGVFGAAASLLLALGLWWWYHLRLSKKRKGGYGVGREDWAERLRAHKLTQVSLFQKPLVKVKLADLMAATNNFSPENVIISSRTGTTYKALLPDGSALAIKRLSTCKLGEKQFRLEMNRLGQLRHPNLVPLLGFCVVEEEKLLVYKYLSSGTLYSLLHGSGSGLDWPARFRIGLGAARGLAWLHHGCQPPIMHQNICSNVILLDEDFDARIMDFGLATLTASDSNESSFVNGDLGELGYVAPEYPSTMVASLKGDVYGLGIVLLELATGQKPLEVTTVEEGFKGNVVDWVNHLTNSGRTKDAIDKALCGKGHDEEILQFLKVASNCVVSRPKDRWSMYQVYHSLKSMNKDNSFTEQDDEFPLIFRKPDKDSA, from the coding sequence ATGATTGGCTCAATGTCTAGCGTAACTGTTAGGATATGGATTGCCATATTGTTCTTGAGCTGTGCTTGTTATTGTTCTTATGGGGCTGTGGTTGAGGACGATGTGAAGTGCCTTCAGAGCCTTAAGCAATCTCTGAAAGACCCACTTGGAAAGCTGGTCTCTTGGGATTTCAGGAACACGTCTGTGGTTTCCATGTGCAAGTTTGTGGGAGTTACCTGCTGGAACGATCGAGAGAACCGCATATTAAACCTTGAGCTCAGAGACATGGAGCTTTCTGGTGCTATTGCGAAGGACATAGAGTACTGTTCTAGCCTTCAGAATCTGGATCTTGGAGGCAACAAGCTTTCTGGGTCGATCCCTCCTGATATTTGTACTTGGTTGCCGTTTTTGGTGACCTTGGACTTTTCCAACAATGATTTCTCAGGCTCAATCCCAACTGATCTGCAACACTGTAAGTACCTGAACAATCTGATCCTTTCGGATAATAAGCTTTCTGGGACTATACCTTATGAATTTTCTAGCTTGGGTAGGCTCAAGAAGTTTTCAGTGGCCAATAACAAGTTGACTGGTACTATACCTGCTTTTTTAGACCATTTTGATAAGGCTGATTTTGCTGGGAATAGTGGGCTTTGTGGAGGGCCTCTTGGGTCAAAGTGTGGTGGGTTGAGTAAGAAGAATCTTGCTATTATAATTGCTGCTGGGGTGTTTGGTGCCGCGGCTTCTTTGTTGTTGGCTTTGGGGCTATGGTGGTGGTACCATTTGAGGTTGAGCAAGAAGAGGAAGGGAGGTTATGGGGTTGGAAGAGAAGATTGGGCTGAGAGGTTGAGGGCTCACAAGCTTACTCAAGTTTCCTTGTTTCAGAAACCCCTTGTGAAGGTTAAGTTGGCTGATTTGATGGCGGCTACGAATAATTTCAGCCCCGAAAATGTGATCATTTCATCTAGAACAGGGACTACTTATAAGGCTCTACTTCCTGATGGGTCGGCTCTGGCAATTAAGCGGCTTAGTACTTGTAAGCTTGGTGAGAAGCAATTTCGGTTGGAGATGAACCGTTTAGGACAGCTTAGGCATCCGAATTTGGTACCCCTTTTGGGGTTTTGTGTCGTGGAGGAGGAGAAGCTTCTGGTTTATAAGTACTTGTCAAGTGGGACTTTGTATTCTTTGTTGCATGGAAGTGGTTCTGGATTGGATTGGCCAGCTAGATTTAGGATTGGTTTAGGTGCTGCAAGGGGACTTGCTTGGCTTCACCACGGTTGTCAGCCTCCAATTATGCACCAGAACATATGCTCAAATGTGATCCTCCTTGACGAGGATTTTGATGCTAGGATAATGGATTTTGGGTTGGCAACGCTTACGGCTTCTGATTCTAATGAAAGCAGTTTTGTTAATGGAGACTTGGGAGAGCTTGGCTATGTAGCTCCAGAATATCCAAGTACTATGGTTGCTTCACTGAAAGGGGACGTTTATGGATTGGGAATAGTGCTTCTGGAACTGGCAACTGGGCAAAAGCCACTAGAAGTCACCACTGTTGAGGAAGGATTTAAGGGTAATGTGGTGGATTGGGTAAATCATCTAACAAATTCTGGTCGAACCAAGGATGCCATTGATAAAGCTCTCTGCGGAAAAGGGCACGATGAGGAAATTTTGCAATTTCTGAAAGTTGCTAGTAATTGTGTTGTTTCTCGGCCCAAGGACAGGTGGTCTATGTACCAGGTTTACCATTCATTGAAGAGTATGAACAAAGACAACAGTTTCACTGAGCAAGATGATGAGTTTCCTTTGATTTTTCGCAAGCCGGATAAAGATTCAGCTTAG